A window of Bacteroidota bacterium genomic DNA:
ACAGGCTGATTGTAGTAAATAAGCCTGCGTTTTTGCCTTCGTTGGATGAGCGGAACGGGGAGGGGCAAAGTTTACTGCGCTTGGCAAAGCGGTATAGCGAAGATGCGCAGTTGTGCCACCGACTTGACCGTGAAACCAGCGGTGCATTGGTGATTGCCAAAGACCCTGAAACCTACCGCTATATCAGCATGAAGTTTGAAGGCCGTGAGGTAGAAAAAACCTACCACGCAGTGATTGACGGTGTGGTGCGCTTTGATATGCTAAAGGTGGATTTACCGATAAAGGTGGATAAGAGTAACCGCGTAAACATTGACTTTAAAGAAGGTAAGGAGGCTGTTACGTATTTTAATACCCTTGAATTATACAATAATTTCAGTTTGATTGAGTGCAAGCCGGTTACGGGACGTATGCACCAGATACGCATACACCTTGCCAGTCAGAATGCGGTGATTACAGGCGATACTGCCTACCGTGGCAAACTGCCATATCTTTCAAAGCTTAAAAAGGGTTATAAATACAGCAAGTGGGAGGAAGAAACACCAATGATTGAACGCTTTTTGCTGCACGCTGCCCGCATTAGTTTTATTGGCCCCGATGATAAAACCATTACCGTTGATGCCCCGTACCCCAAAGATTTTGAGGTATTTTTAAAGGTGGTGAAACGGTATGAGTTGTAACGATATTTTCAACGGATTAAAATTCGTTGCTTTTTCGATTACGAAGGGCATAAGGACTTGAGTCCTTATGCCCTTCGTAATTTTAACAGAATAGGGTTTCAACCCTATGCTTGTCATTCTGACCGCAGGGAAGAACCTCATAGCAACGTTGTTAACAAAGACTACCGAAGATGCTTCCTTCGTCAGCATGACAGGCACAAGTACAGAGGATTTTCTGAACCTGCCGAAGGATAATCCTGAGCATCGTTGAAGGAGTGCTGCGGGTAACATTATCTTCAAACACAGTCGCTTGAAAAGCAAATAATCAGTTGGATTGATGCTTTTGCAACGGATTAAAATCCGTTGCTTTTGCGATTACCGTGTTGGTAAGGACTTAAGTCCTTACCAACACGGTAATTGTAACAGCGTGGGGTTTCAACCCCATTCTTGTCTTCCAACAACAAATCTCCACCAATTACTCATAACTGGTAACTGATAACAATCAACCGATAAACAACAAAAATCTACTCGTTTTTGGGCAAATACCCCGATAAGAAATACACCAAGGGGAATAAGGTTACTCCGATTTGCCGCTCTAATACTGACTCGAAGCACATGGCAAAGAAAAACATGGCGGCAATAGCCCATTGCAACGTATTAGAACGTTTTAATTTAATAAATGGCCACAGTACCACTACCAACAATAGTA
This region includes:
- a CDS encoding RNA pseudouridine synthase codes for the protein MKHVKFEDIILYEDDRLIVVNKPAFLPSLDERNGEGQSLLRLAKRYSEDAQLCHRLDRETSGALVIAKDPETYRYISMKFEGREVEKTYHAVIDGVVRFDMLKVDLPIKVDKSNRVNIDFKEGKEAVTYFNTLELYNNFSLIECKPVTGRMHQIRIHLASQNAVITGDTAYRGKLPYLSKLKKGYKYSKWEEETPMIERFLLHAARISFIGPDDKTITVDAPYPKDFEVFLKVVKRYEL